TTAAAACTCTCTTTGGGAATCGGGGCTGGGGAGGTCGTACAGCAGCACTGGGAAATTGCGGGGGCAGTCTTTGACCATGACACGACCCGGCTTGAAGAGCTCGTTGAGACCCATCTCCGTCAAAAGGAGTATCCTGAATACTTCAAGTAGGGGGAAAAGTATGGACAAAATGCGCTGGAACAGGTTCGAAGAAATGGTTCTCGGGAGGGAAAATCGCAATCCTCTTGTGGCTCTTATCGTCGACAGTCCCTGGATCCGGCAGGAGGTGGAGTATCACCAGGAACCTCGGGAGAGAACATAGCCGTTCTTGAGGAAATTGCGGCATCCCTGTAGCTTCTGAATCAGGCCTCCTCAAAGGGAGGCCTTTTCCTTAATTCCTCCCCCAATCGATACCGTGGTAACCTCAAGCACAATGTCCTTCCCGCTTCTTCGTATGGCTTCTTCAACAAGAAGAACAATCCCGAAACAGCAGGGGACTTCCATGCGGAAGGTTTCGATGCGACGAATGCTGTTTCGGCGAAAAATTTCGGCGAGTTTCTCTGCATACCCTGCGGTGGTATCGAGTTTTGGACAGGCGATGAGGACCCGTCGTCCCTTGAGGAATTCGTGGAAATGAGGAGTTGCAAAGGCAGTGCAGTCTGCAGCGATAACAAGTTCCTGGTCTTCGAAGGGATGGAGAGGCGAGATGAGTGCAATCTGCAAAGGCCAATGGAATGCCTCGTGGTGTGGAGCACTGTGGGGGCATCCGGCAACGGTCTTCTCCACCAGGCGTATGGCTCCCTGGGGACATTGGGGAATGCAGCTTCCGAGGCCGTCGCAGAAATCAGGTCGGACAACCTTTGCTTTGCCGTCCACGAGGGCAATGACACCCTCATGGCAGGCGCTCACGCATTGCCCGCATCCGTTGCACTTTTCTT
This region of Candidatus Caldatribacterium sp. genomic DNA includes:
- a CDS encoding 4Fe-4S binding protein; the encoded protein is MPIVKTIEIDEEKCNGCGQCVSACHEGVIALVDGKAKVVRPDFCDGLGSCIPQCPQGAIRLVEKTVAGCPHSAPHHEAFHWPLQIALISPLHPFEDQELVIAADCTAFATPHFHEFLKGRRVLIACPKLDTTAGYAEKLAEIFRRNSIRRIETFRMEVPCCFGIVLLVEEAIRRSGKDIVLEVTTVSIGGGIKEKASL